In Paludibaculum fermentans, the genomic stretch TCAAGCTATCTGAGTACAGCGCCCCGCCGCTGACGACGGCTCACATCCCTCGCGCAAAAATTGGAGAACTGGCGTTCACTGCGTTGATGCAGAACGAGGAAACCGTCCTGCCCGCTGGACGCGAGGTGGTCATCGAGCCGGAACTCGTGCTGCGAGGCTCCACTGGACCTGCCGGCCGCGGAGCCGCTAGGAAAAAGGTCTCCTAAGCGGGCACTGCCACTTCTGTCTATTGGATGCTGGACTTCAGGATGCGCAGGCTCCGCAGCGCCTCGCGTGCAACAGCCGGATCCTCGTCCTTCGTAAGTGCTTCCAGCGCCGGGATTGCCTCCGCCGTCTTGGTAGTTGACAAGGCCTGGGCTATGCCCGTTTTCTCGTCCGGTGTCGAGGTGGGCTGAATCGCACTGATGATTGCTTTGCGCGTGTTGGGCTTCTTCAACGCCAACTCGCCGAGGAACGGCAAAGCCACATTGCGCCAGGCACGCTGATTCAGGTTGTTGATCAGAAAACCAAGCGGATTCAGGCTGCCCGTATCCGTGTCGCCGAGCATGACCAACGCAAACGCCTGGCACAGCCGGGGAGAGCTCTTCTTTTCTCCAGCCCAAGCCTTCTCCAGGGTCGGACGGTCTTCCGGGACTTCCAGGCGGCCCAGGCCCTCCGCGGCACCGCCGCGCACGTCGTCGTCCTTGTCGCCCAGGAGCTCTACGAACAGGGAATGATTGGCTGGCTCTGGGATCTGCGCCAGGGCGACGACCGCGGCCCGCCTTACCTTCTTGCTCTTCGCATTCTCCAGCACTCGCTTCAGCTCCGGGATCGCCTCGCGCGGTCCCAGGATGCCCGCCGTTTCAATGGCTGCTATTTGAACTTTCTCGTCAAGATCCCGCACCAGGAATACCAGGCTTGGTCCGGCTGACCGGTCGCGAATCTTCTGGATGGCAATCAGGGACTCGTACATCAGCCGGCTGTCCTTTGACCGCAGGGCCCCTGTCAGCGCCGGCAGGCCCGCCTTCGCCCGGAGAATGCCCAGTGCCCTCGCCGCGTTGGCGCGGGAATCCATAGACGATCCACCGGATACCAGCTTGGAAAGGGCGTCCGTGATCTCTCCGCGGATGGGCGTATCCGGGTCAATCGCCTCGTCATTGCCGTCCACCCATTTGCCTGCCACCATATCGCCGGCGCGCCGCAGCGACGCGGAGATCCCGTGGGACACATACCCGGGCAGGTAGAAATTCACCAGCCCGTCGGTGGCGCGAATCTGCACTTCCGGGTCATTGTCGCCGCAGGCCTCGGTCAAAGGCTCAAGGCTGCGCTGCGTGCCGATCTCGACCACGGCCTTTACCGCCTCGCGACGCACTTCGACGTCGATGTCCTTGAAGTACGGCGTGATCTTCGGTATGGCCGTCGATCCCTGCTTGACGTAGTCCCGCAGGCCCTTGATCTTGAGCTTGTTCGTCTCCTTGTCCTGCCATCCAAACGAAGGCGCACAGAGCACAACCAGCCCCGCGCCGAGCAGTCTCAGGGTCGAACTGACAGGCAATTTCATGGGAAGCAAACAGTTAACGGACGAACTCTACCTGGACACGGTTCGGAATCAAGCCTGCTTCGAAGCCAAGGTCCAACAGCTTCTGGGCTGCCTTGGGGATGATTTCACCCGCGTCGACAGTGTAGTGATTGACGTACATTCCAACGAACTTCTCAGCCAGGGCCGGTTCCATGTCACGGGCGAACTGCATGGCGTAATTCAAAGACTCTTCGTGGTTGTCCAGCGCGTAGGTGATGCTGTCCCGCATCAGGCGGCTGCATTCGGTACGGATATCGTCGGGCAGCTTGCGCAGCAGGGCATTGGCGCCCAGGGGGAGCGGCAGGCCGTACGTGGATTTGAACCACTTGCCCAGATCGGTGATGTGGTGGAAGCCGCCCTTGGAGTAGGTCAGCTGCGCCTCGTGAATCACCAGCGCCGCATCGACGGTCCGTTCGCGCAGCGCATCCAGCACCTTGTCGAACGGCACGACCACGGCTTCAAAATCCGGCTCCATGATCTTCAGCGTCAGATACGCCGTGGTCAGCTTTCCGGGGATCGCGATGCGCTTGCCCTTCAGTTCGTCGATGCTCATGGGCGCATTCGAAACGAGCATGGGGCCGTACCCGTCGCCAATGGAGGATCCGCTGGCCAACAGCATATACTTGTCGGCCACGTAGGGATAGGCGTGATACGAGATTGCTGTCAGGTCGTACACCCCCTCCATCGCCTTCCGGTTGAGCGACTCAATGTCTTCCAGCACGTGGCGGAACTGAACGAGACGGGAGCGGATTTTTCGCGTTGCCAGCGCGTAGAACATGAACGCGTCGTCAGAGTCCGGGCTGTGCGCGCAAACGATTTCCAGCGGAGAAGAAGGCTGCATAGAGGGAGAAACCTTAAATATACCAGACGGGGTCCCCTCCGGATGTTCTCAGTCAGACCAAAACGGATAGGATTATTGCCCGGCCAGCGCTTTGAGCTCCGGGTGTACAAGTTGCATCACCTGCACAAGTTCTTGATTCGCCGCGGCAGCGGAGGTCAGATCCCCTGCCTTTGCATTCTGTTCCACACGCAGAGCACAGACTCGGGCCCGTTCCGCGCCGAACTGGGCCAGTAAGCCCTTCAATTGATGGGCCGCGCCAAGAATGACATCCACCTTTGCCTGGTCGAACCCGGACTGCACAGTACCCATGAGCTGTGGGTACTCCTCCAAAAATAAGCCGGCCAACTCGGCCAGAAGCTCCGCGTCGCCACCGACGCGATCCAATGCTGATTCCTGATCTAGTTCTTTCATCTTTCTCTCCCGTTCCACTGTGGGGGGCTCCCTTTCACTTTCGCGCTTTGATGGCGGATTGCCAAGTGCGAGAGCCTCAATCTTCTGAATGAGCTCGAGCATGCGAATCGGTTTGCTCAGATATGCATCCATGCCGGCCTCCAGGCACAGTTCGGCGTATCCGGGCATGGCGTGTGCCGTCATAGCGATGATCGGCAGGTGGCGCTGCCGCGCAGACTCCTCCTCCCGGATTCTGCGCGTTGCCTCAAGACCATCCAAATCAGGCATTTGCACATCCATCAGGACAAGATCGAAATTGCCGGACCGGGCCGCTTCCACGGCTTGGCGTCCCGTGCTGACGAGCTGCGGCCGGTATCCTGCCTGTTCCAGCATCCTCACCACCAGCCGCTGGTTCACCGCATTGTCCTCGGCGACAAGAATCTGGAAAGGCCTGCTCCCCCGCGGCAGGATGGTCTCCGATGCGGACGCGGCTGGTTGGTGGCCTGGCTGGTGGGCATCAGCTACCAGGGGGAATGGGACCGTGAAGGCGAACGTACTACCGGCGCCTTTGAGGCTGGTGACGTATATCCTGCCGCCCATCAGGCTCACCAGTTGGTCCGAGATCGAAAGGCCCAGTCCCGTGCCGCCTCGCAGCCGGGTGCTCGAGGTGTCGCTTTGGACAAACGCGTCGAAAATCTCAGCGCGGCTCTGCTCGTCGATGCCGATGCCGGAATCTTCAACCACAAATTGGAGCAGCGCGGAGGCGCCGGGCGCCGGCAGCCGTTCGACCCGCAGTCGCACGGTGCCGCTATCCGTGAATTTGACGGCATTGCCCACCAGGTTGATCAGCACTTGCCGCAGCCGCCCGCTATCCCCGATCAGGCGCTCCGGAACATCTTCCCCAATGTTCCAGGCGACGTCCAGCCCCCGTGTCGCGCCGCGGTGCACCAGCGGCCGCATCAGATTGTCCACCACCCGCCGGAATTCAAAGACATCCGGCCGCAGTTCGATACGGCCGGACTCAGCCTTCGACAGGTCCAGCAGGTCGTCCACCAGGCTGAGCAGGGACTCCGTCGAGAACCGGACCAGTTGCAGATACTCCCTTTGTTCTTCGGTAAGCGCAGTGGCCAGGGCCAGCTCCGTCATGCCGAGGATTCCGTTCATTGGCGTACGGATCTCGTGGCTGATATTGGCCAGGAACGTGGTTTTGGCGGCGCTGGCCGTCTCCGCACTCTGCGCCACCTCCTTCGCCCATTGCGTCGTACTTTCCAGAAACTCGTTGGCGGTCCGCAACTCCTGCTCCACCCGGACCCGTTCCGTGATATCTCTCAGCACCATCAATAGCAGCGTCGGCTGTCCCTGCCGGTCAAGGAACGAGTTCGTGATCTCCAGCCACAACCGCCTTCCCGACGCCAGATCCAACTCCCTGACTACGGCGGTACCCAGCGATCGGGCACGGAACGCCGCCTGGAACCGTCTGAGTTCCTCTTCCTCGTGACCGGGCCATTCTCTCCAGGCGGCAGTAAAGAGCCGTCCCTCCAACTGCTCCCTGGACCGCTCCGCAAGCCCGCAGAATGCCGGGTTTGCCGCAAAAATTGTGCCGGACTCCTCCACGAACACCATCGCGTCGCCCGCGCTGTCCCAAATCAGCTGGAACTCCAGTGCTGCTTCGTTGCGGCGGCGCTCCGCTTCAATTTGCTGGGTGAGGTCCGTGGCCGTGATCACAACAAATTCCGGGACACCTTCCTCGCTACGCAGCAGCGAGGCGGACCATGATATCTCCACAGTGCCGCCCGCCTTGTGCTGGAGCGTGGCCAACCCGAACTGTGGGCTGCCTCCCGCGGCCAGCCGTTCCAGGCAGGCCTTGGCGCCGGCTCGTTTATCGGGCGCGACCAGATTGGCCAGCGCCTCGGCCGACCGCACTTCCGACTCGTGCAGCCCGGTGAGCCGCTCACAGGCCCTGTTCCAGCGGATCAGGTTCCCCTGCATGTTCAGCACCGCAATCAGCGCGCTCGACGAATCCAGCACCACCCGGGTGAAGTCCCGCTCTCGCGCCAGTGCGAGTTCAATCCGTTTCTGGCTGGAAATGTCCTGGCCGACGCCCAGCAGGACCCGGCCCCAGTAGGGTGAATCCATCAGGGTCTTGGTGAGCAGCAGCGTCCGTCCGCCCGATGGGCTGTCCCCGTCCACCTCCGTCTCCACCTGCAGCGGGTCGATGCCGCCATCGAACACACGCTGGTCCTCGGCTTCAATGGCTACGGCCTTGTCCACGGGCACGAAATCCCCATCTGTCCGCCCCACGATTCCGTCCAGGGTGCGATTCATTCCTCGCCGTACCTGGGTGTTCGCAAAGACGAACCGCGATGCGTTGTCTTTCACGAATACCCAAAGCGGCAGCGCGTCCAGGAACCGCTGCAACTCGGTGCGGACCGCGAGTTCGGTGCGCTCCCGCTGGCTGCGCCGCGAGCGCTGCCGCAGAATCCAGCCTAGGCTGGAACCCAGCACGATTCCCATCGCAATGACGAAGAAGATCGCGGGACCTTCAAATCTCAATCGAATTCCTCCCCCACATCACCACGGCCGCCACTCGCAGAACTTCAGGTATGGGCCATGTTACAACACCTATCATGTTCTCTTCGTCAGTAAGTGGGGCATTTCCCATTCACCGTCCAGCCCGATTTCTGCTGGACGTCCCGGAGGCGTTGGAGAGCTCCCGCCCCGTTCTGGTAGTGGCGCTCCACGGGTATGCCATGAACCCTACGGAAATGATCGGATTCACCAGGAATCTGCTCGGTCCTTCTCCGGTCATTGCGGCGTTGGAAGGGCCGAATTCCGTATTTCTCGGTAAGGATCCGCGTGCCGCGCGTTCAGGCTTTCACTGGGGTACGCGCGACACGGTCGATTTTCACGTCGACGTTCACCACCAAATGGTCCAGGGAATGGCCGGCTTGCTGGTGGAGGGCTTCCCGGCCG encodes the following:
- a CDS encoding HEAT repeat domain-containing protein, which codes for MKLPVSSTLRLLGAGLVVLCAPSFGWQDKETNKLKIKGLRDYVKQGSTAIPKITPYFKDIDVEVRREAVKAVVEIGTQRSLEPLTEACGDNDPEVQIRATDGLVNFYLPGYVSHGISASLRRAGDMVAGKWVDGNDEAIDPDTPIRGEITDALSKLVSGGSSMDSRANAARALGILRAKAGLPALTGALRSKDSRLMYESLIAIQKIRDRSAGPSLVFLVRDLDEKVQIAAIETAGILGPREAIPELKRVLENAKSKKVRRAAVVALAQIPEPANHSLFVELLGDKDDDVRGGAAEGLGRLEVPEDRPTLEKAWAGEKKSSPRLCQAFALVMLGDTDTGSLNPLGFLINNLNQRAWRNVALPFLGELALKKPNTRKAIISAIQPTSTPDEKTGIAQALSTTKTAEAIPALEALTKDEDPAVAREALRSLRILKSSIQ
- a CDS encoding MqnA/MqnD/SBP family protein, which codes for MQPSSPLEIVCAHSPDSDDAFMFYALATRKIRSRLVQFRHVLEDIESLNRKAMEGVYDLTAISYHAYPYVADKYMLLASGSSIGDGYGPMLVSNAPMSIDELKGKRIAIPGKLTTAYLTLKIMEPDFEAVVVPFDKVLDALRERTVDAALVIHEAQLTYSKGGFHHITDLGKWFKSTYGLPLPLGANALLRKLPDDIRTECSRLMRDSITYALDNHEESLNYAMQFARDMEPALAEKFVGMYVNHYTVDAGEIIPKAAQKLLDLGFEAGLIPNRVQVEFVR
- a CDS encoding PAS domain-containing hybrid sensor histidine kinase/response regulator, encoding MRFEGPAIFFVIAMGIVLGSSLGWILRQRSRRSQRERTELAVRTELQRFLDALPLWVFVKDNASRFVFANTQVRRGMNRTLDGIVGRTDGDFVPVDKAVAIEAEDQRVFDGGIDPLQVETEVDGDSPSGGRTLLLTKTLMDSPYWGRVLLGVGQDISSQKRIELALARERDFTRVVLDSSSALIAVLNMQGNLIRWNRACERLTGLHESEVRSAEALANLVAPDKRAGAKACLERLAAGGSPQFGLATLQHKAGGTVEISWSASLLRSEEGVPEFVVITATDLTQQIEAERRRNEAALEFQLIWDSAGDAMVFVEESGTIFAANPAFCGLAERSREQLEGRLFTAAWREWPGHEEEELRRFQAAFRARSLGTAVVRELDLASGRRLWLEITNSFLDRQGQPTLLLMVLRDITERVRVEQELRTANEFLESTTQWAKEVAQSAETASAAKTTFLANISHEIRTPMNGILGMTELALATALTEEQREYLQLVRFSTESLLSLVDDLLDLSKAESGRIELRPDVFEFRRVVDNLMRPLVHRGATRGLDVAWNIGEDVPERLIGDSGRLRQVLINLVGNAVKFTDSGTVRLRVERLPAPGASALLQFVVEDSGIGIDEQSRAEIFDAFVQSDTSSTRLRGGTGLGLSISDQLVSLMGGRIYVTSLKGAGSTFAFTVPFPLVADAHQPGHQPAASASETILPRGSRPFQILVAEDNAVNQRLVVRMLEQAGYRPQLVSTGRQAVEAARSGNFDLVLMDVQMPDLDGLEATRRIREEESARQRHLPIIAMTAHAMPGYAELCLEAGMDAYLSKPIRMLELIQKIEALALGNPPSKRESEREPPTVERERKMKELDQESALDRVGGDAELLAELAGLFLEEYPQLMGTVQSGFDQAKVDVILGAAHQLKGLLAQFGAERARVCALRVEQNAKAGDLTSAAAANQELVQVMQLVHPELKALAGQ